Proteins co-encoded in one Oreochromis aureus strain Israel breed Guangdong linkage group 3, ZZ_aureus, whole genome shotgun sequence genomic window:
- the LOC116316439 gene encoding uncharacterized protein LOC116316439, translating to MTSAKFVVCLTCLFLGEIAQTNNLETSSSVPQERRFISVKTGDSVTLHCYSKGDGAPRFYWYKQTLGEKPTLISTFYVYENNPTFYDTFKSDPRFTLDTETGQNHLIISDVRISDTATYYCICSYLYTSTFSESITVGVKDSDLNIKAVVQQSASETIQPGSSVTLNCTLYTGTCDGEHSIYWFKDSEESHPGLIYTHGGRNDQCERKDNKKTHTCVSNLTITSLNLSHGGTYYCVVASCGHILFGGGTTLVFGDEGNSLVLVYVLSGALTFTSTLVVLLAFLLYKMSKRNHFKSGHQARLSIPSVQGNHDADNLHYAALSINLPAKSKRQRKYQSECVYSSVKQ from the exons ATGACATCTGCGAAGTTCGTTGTCTGTCTCACATGTTTGTTCTTGGGGGAAATAG CTCAGACAAACAACTTGGAAACCTCTTCTTCTGTTCCTCAAGAAAGACGTTTCATATCAGTTAAAACTGGGGACAGTGTGACTTTGCATTGTTACAGTAAAGGTGATGGAGCTCCACGGTTTTACTGGTATAAGCAAACTTTGGGAGAGAAACCAACACTCATTTCTACCTTCTATGTATATGAAAACAATCCCACATTTTATGATACATTTAAGAGTGATCCACGCTTCACCCTGGATACTGAAACAGGTCAAAACCACTTAATAATCTCAGATGTGCGCATTTCAGACACAGCAACTTACTACTGTATATGTTCCTATTTGTACACATCAACATTTTCAGAGAGCATTACTGTTGGTGTTAAAGATTCAGATTTGAACATCAAGGCTGTGGTTCAACAGTCAGCTTCAGAGACCATCCAGCCAGGAAGCTCCGTGACTCTGAACTGTACATTATACACTGGGACTTGTGATGGAGAACACAGTATTTACTGGTTCAAAGACTCTGAAGAATCTCATCCAGGACTCATTTACACCCATGGCGGCAGGAATGATCAGTGTGAGAggaaagacaacaaaaaaacacacacctgtGTCTCTAACTTGACAATCACCAGCCTGAATTTGTCTCATGGTGGGACGTACTACTGCGTTGTCGCCTCATGTGGACACATACTGTTTGGAGGAGGAACCACGCTGGTGTTTGGGG ATGAGGGAAATTCTCTTGTCTTGGTGTACGTCTTGAGTGGAGCATTGACTTTCACCTCCACCCTGGTTGTTTTACTGGCTTTTCTTCTCTACAAGATGAGCAAAAGAAACCACTTCAAATCAG GCCATCAAGCAAGACTTTCTATTCCTTCTGTACAG gGTAATCATGATGCAGACAACCTCCACTACGCTGCTTTAAGCATTAACCTGCCCGCCAAATcaaagagacaaagaaaataCCAGAGTGAATGTGTTTACTCCAGTGTCAAGCAGTAG